In the genome of Apostichopus japonicus isolate 1M-3 chromosome 15, ASM3797524v1, whole genome shotgun sequence, one region contains:
- the LOC139981510 gene encoding matrix metalloproteinase-14-like: MPLDDVCVPDSCTASSGASGCVSGNFDAIARTFNGNTYAFKDNLVVQLNNIGTDFVAGYPKPICDVFPGLPTKLDAAVYWPNGKTYFFKGFSLRCTKHVIV, encoded by the exons ATGCCACTGGATGACGTATGTGTACCGGACTCATGCACAGCTTCATCGGGTGCATCAG GTTGTGTTTCTGGAAATTTTGATGCCATAGCAAGAACCTTCAACGGCAATACGTACGCATTTAAAGACAACTTAGTTGTTCAGCTGAACAATATTGGTACAGATTTTGTCGCTGGATATCCAAAACCCATTTGTGATGTCTTTCCCGGGCTTCCAACAAAATTGGACGCCGCAGTTTATTGGCCTAATGGGAAGACTTACTTCTTCAAG GGATTCAGTTTACGCTGTActaaacatgttattgtttaa